From the genome of Prosthecobacter fusiformis:
GAGGCTCCATCCGTATAGTCCCAGATGACCTCGCCCGTGCGCGGGCGGATGCCGGTGAGGCCTTTGCTGGATTGCAGTGCCACCACGTCTTGATAGACGACGGCGCTGGTCCAGTTGGCTGATTTGGGACGCTCCATTTTCCAGCGGTTTTTTCCCGTGACCACGTTTATGCCGACAGCCAGGGATTCGCTGTCATTTTCGCTCTGCACGATCAGCGTCTCGTCCACCACCACCGGGGAGGATGACATGCCCAGGCTGTTGCTGGCATTGGCATAATCATAAGTTAGGCCACGCAGCCAAAGCAGATTGCCGGCGAGATCGAAAGCGAAGAGATCATTTGATGAATACAAGGCGAAGACCCGTTCCCCATCGCTGCACATCGTGGCCGCAGCGACATTCGTTTTATTATGCGACATCGTGCGGCCTGTGGCCTTCATCACACGCTCCCACAGCTTTTTGCCATCCGCTGTGCTGAAGCAAAAGACGTGCAGGTTGGACTGGTCCGGCCCGCTGGCACAGGTCAGGAAAACCTTGTCCCCAATGAGAATCGGACTGCTGAGCCCACGCCCCGGCAGGTCCACGCTCCAGGCCACTTCCAGATTCGGACCGGGTGCGGCTTCGGTGGAAACCGCAGAGGCATTTGGCCCGCGAAATTGTGGCCAGTCGGCGGCGGAACCCTTGTCGAATAATCCTACTAATAGCAGGAGGCTGAGGGCAGCGAGAGAAGGCTTCATAAGTATGGGGTGAGTGAGAAAAATAGGGTCAGGGATGGAAAGTAACGAGGCCTAAAAAACTGAGGAGGATCAGGCTAAAGGATGCCCACTTGGCGCGGACACAGAGATGCCAGCGCTCATGAGACAAACCCCAGCCCCAGTGAAGTGAAAGTGCAGTAGGCCCGCCACGCCCAGATACATGAAGGCGACAAGCACCCCGGGCAGCCCGCCGATTGTCGGCAAGCTCTTTATTGGCAGGGCAGTCTTGACGATAAGGATGGCGATCAGGACATACAGACTGATCACGCCCGGTATGAGGCGACCCATGAAAAACTGGGTGTATGGCCCGCCGTCCGGCGGCTCAAACAGCTCCAGGATGATCATGATGAAACCTTTCATAAATGGCGAGCCTGATCAATGACCGGCAGTTAAGGCTGTTCTTTAATCTGGATATGGCGATACTCCATCTGGCCGCGATCCCCCTCCACGCCGATGGGGCCGGTCGCTGGCAGGGCCAGGGCGGCTTCCAGGACCTCGCCATTGCAGGTGCAGAGCGCCACTCCATCCTTCACCGTGACCTCGATCTGGTTCCAATCTTGGGGTTTGTAATTTTTCAGCGTTTTATAGGCATCGGGACCGGCGACCAGATAGTCGCGGCACTGGAGCTGCGGCTTGCGGATGAAAATGCCACTGTCTGCATTTACTCCCGCGCGGAATTCCATCTTCAGGATGAAGTTCTTTGGGAACTCCTGGACCGTGTAAAACTGCCCCGTGAGCTTGTCCATTTCATTGGGAAAACTGACGGTCAGAATTCCGTCTTTCGCAAAGTAGCGGCCCACATCCCCGGCCTCCGTCTTACCGTCAAACTTCTCCAAAATCGTTCCCGGATTCGGATTGTCTTTTTTGGTCTTTTCACGGAAGCACCAGCCGCTGAGATCCTTGCCATTGAAAAGGCTGATGAAACCAGGCTCCGGGGTAAAATCCTCGGCCTGGGTGGTGGAAAGAAGGCCGATGGCCAGGAGTGGAAGAAGATGGCGGAGTTTCATGGTTGGGGCAGGGGATGGGTTGGGGAAGCGGTTCAGTTTGAAAAGGAGCGCGAGCGGTCAGTTTTTTGCATTCACCACGATGGCCGTTCCCGTGGCGTCACAGACACGGAGCTGGAACTGCCATTCCACGGTCCACTGCTCCGTCTGCTCATTCTGGCAGCATTTGACAAGGATGGCGTTTTTGCCCTTCTTGAGCCTAACGGGAAGTTTGTACTGGTCCAGCTTGGCGCCGCGGTGGTATTCATCACGGGCGAAGAGCAGTTCACCATTCAGCCAGACCTTCCAGCCGTTTTTGCAGCCTAACCGGATTTGTGCATCGCGTTCTTCGGTGGAATCAAACTCACTGTAAGCATAGCCGGTCACCTCCTTGAGCATAGTGAAAGGTTTGTTAAAATCGATCATGCCATACTCATCCTGGCTGGTGAAATCGGTCCACTTTGCATCAACATTTTTGCCTGGATACACTGCATCCAGCTTGACCTCCTTTTCCGGTGGGAACTCTGTGTCGAAGCCTTTGCGCTCCACATTGGTGAAGGGGGCGATGAGCTTCCAGTTCATGATGAAACCGAAGTGCTTGGGCAGGTCCACAGGCTTGTCCAGCGCCTTGAGTTTTTTGGCCAAGTCCTTGATCTGGTCCTCGTCGCGGGCGCTGTTCATCGCCTGCTGGTAGGCAGCCACGGCAGCCTCCTTTTTTTCCTGGGCCAGGGCTTCATCCCCTGCCTCCAGTAGCTTGGCCACCGGATGCCTGCGCAGTTCACTGCTGGGATCTTCCAGCAAACCCGGCGTCAGTTTTTCCGCCAGCTCCGGCTCCCCGCGCTGCAGGATGTCAAAGGCGACCACACGGGCCGTCGGGCTGTTCTGAGTGTCTTGGAGGAAGGCTTTCACTCCCGCCACCGGCAGCTTTTTCGCCGCGATGGCCTGATCCGCGATGACCCCAATCGCCGCCCGCAGCCAGTTTTCCGCCAGTGGATTCGCCCCATTCATCCCTGCGAGCACTTCCGGCAAGGTAGCAGGGTCCGCCTGCGTCAGTTCCTGCCAAGCCGCCGTCGCCTGCTCATTGCCCGCGCCTTCTTTCGCCACCGCCCGGATGGTCTCCAGCGGCCCCTTCAGGGTTGCGGCCAGGGCAGGGCAGGAAATCAGCAGGAGGAACAAAAGCGGTTTCATGGATGAGATCAGATCAACGCTTCCTAACCCCACTCCGTTTCGCTTTCTGATGCTTTCTGGAAAAAATTCATTGCTAGCGGCCCGTATGGCATCTGTCGTGTCATCGGCGCTGTCGTTAGGTCCAGAGTGTTAGGCCATTCGTGTCAACGTATGATGAACCAACGAACTATTCCTCTTATTAACCTTCTAGTCTAGCGTCTCCCGTGAGTGAAGCCCCATCCAATTCGAGTGCGCAGACAATACCTACATTAGAGGACTGGCACAGCGAGCCATGGGACTTGGACGTTGCTTATGCCTTCGGGGACTTCAACGGAAAGACCGTTGAGGAGTCAGTGCTCTTATTTGAAGAGAACGCTATTTGCTACCAGGAGGATCTCATGTGGATGCCAAGTCGGGTCTTCGGTTATTATCTCCGCGCGTATATCGCCTACTTGCTGTCCCACGCCAGCACTGGCGATTCCGATGGCGCGAGTTGCTTCCTCGGCCTCATTGAGCACAAACTCCAATTGGAGCCAGCAAACGTTCGACCACTTTGGTCGGAAATTCGTCCCGTCATTGAGCATCTGGCAGCCAATCAACAGTCTTTCCGGGCAAGCCCTGAAATATACGGCAGTTTTCAGAAGCGAGCCGAAACGCTTTTCTCAATGTTCGCTGGCAATGAGCCATCACCTGAAACGCCTAACCCTCAAGGTGCCTAAAACCGTACCCCGCCATTGGTGCGGGGGATGAGAAGAGCTAGCCGGAGTCTTTGGAATGCTTCAATGAAAGGAGATCATCTGACCAAAGTCAGGTTCTACTTCCGCAGCTCATAATCTTTCAGCCATAGGTGGCCTTCGCCATTTTCGGCGGCTGTGGCGAAGCTTTCCATTTCGGGACGGCTGATGCCGGGATGTTTTGCGACGAGGATGCGGTAAACTTTAGCAAACTGCCGTGAACCTTCCTTGAGACATGTATCGGCATCACCGGAGGCGAAGGCGGCCTTGGCGCTGCCCAGCATGAAGGCGCGCAGCAGGTCCTCCTCCGTGCCGGGTGCGATGGCCTTGCAATGCGCTAGCCAGTCAGAAACCGGCACTTCTGGAATGCTGATGGGGAAGTAAGGGGTCTGCTTCAAGTAGGCCAGGACGGCTCCAGAGGCCTGCACGCCGTGCTCTGAAAAGGGATCCTTCAGGTAGGCATCCACGAGTTCACGAATATGACTGCGCAAAGCCGGATCTTTGAGAAGCTGAAACACCAGCCCGACGATGCGTTTCATGGATTCCTCCCCGGCATCCCCCGTGGCTGCGGGGCGCATGTGGCGGATGGTGATGAGGTAATCATCCAAAATGGTGACGCCCACCCACTGGCGCACCGCGGCCTCGGCGCTGCCTTCATTGGAAATGCCCAGCCGTGTGGCGGTGAAAGTGCGGCTGGCGATGGGGACGGACTGCTTTTGCCAGAGGGCCAACTCGCCGCCAAAGACTTCGCCAATGACCAGATTTTTATAACGACGCTGCTGGACCATGGATTCAAAATCCTGGATCACGATGTCCATTTCCATTAACAGCCGCCGGTGTTTGTCATCGACAGTGGGGAGAGCTTCGTTGGTTTTAAAAAGAAAAAGATCCATCCGGGCCTGCTCCTGGAGGTTTTCATAACGGAGAAGGACACCTCCATCCGCATAGTCAAAGTGACCGGCGAAACGGTATCCCCCCAGCATGGCTGGAAAGGAAACCTCCGTCGGGCCATGTTTCCAGGGGCTGCCATTCAGAGGGGGCGGGGTCCATCTTCCCTTCGGCTCCTGGGCATGGAGTCCGGTAAAAACGGACGTCAGGGCCAAAAAAAACAGAGTGTGGAAAATGGGGGGAAAATTCATAACCTGCATGTTGCGTTGGCCGTTGGTTTGTTGCAATGCCAAAGCAATTCTCGTTTTATACTGGCCTTCGGTGGAGCAAATCGTCAATGTTTGGGCATTTTCCTGCTCTTGACTCCGCGCTTCTGCCGCCGAACTACTTGGCTTCCATTTTTCTCCCCCTACTGACCCAATGCCCCGCAAAATCACCTACCGCGACGCCATCCGTGAAGCCCTCGACGAAGAGATCGCCCGCGATCCGATGGTGGTCGTGATGGGAGAAGAAGTGGCCCAATACAATGGCGCCTACAAAGTCACCCAAGGTCTCTGGGACAAATGGGGCGACAAACGCCTCGTCGATACCCCCATCAGTGAGGCTGGTTTCATCGGCATGGGCGTCGGTGCTTCCATGCTCGGCGTGCGCCCGGTGATGGAGCTCATGTTCTGGAGCTTTTACACCGTGGCCTGGGACCAGATCGTCAACAACGCCGCCATGGTCCGTTACATGTCCGGTGGCAAGATCAACTGCCCTATCGTCATCCGCGGTCCGGCCAACGGCGGTACCAGCGTAGGTGCGACCCACAGTCATACGCCGGAAAACATCATGGCCAGCGTTCCTGGGATGAAGTGCGTCGTGCCTAGCAATGCTTATGATGCCAAAGGCCTCATGAAGGCGGCGATCCGGGACAATGACCCCGTCATGTTCATGGAAAGCACCGTTCTTTATGGTGAGTCCTGGGAAGTGCCCTCCAATGATGAGCTGCCCAATGGCGAGCTTTTCATTCCGCTCGGCTTGGCCGACATCAAGCGTGAAGGCACCGACATTTCTCTCATCGCCCATGGTCGTGCGGTGATCACCTGTCTGGAAGCTGCCCGGATCCTGGAAGAGGAACACGGCATCAGCGCTGAAGTGGTGGACGTGCGCAGCATCCGCCCGCTGGACGAGGAAACAATCCTGAACTCTGTGGCCAAGACCCACCGCGCCATTTATGTGGAGGAAGGCAAGCCCTTCTGCGGAGTCGGCGCACAGATCGCCTACAGCATCCAGGCCCAGATTTTTGACGAACTGGACGCTCCCGTCCTGCGGGTGAACAGCCTGGACGCCCCGGCCATTTACAGCCCGCCGCTGGAAGCCATCCAGTTGCCAACGGCAGACGTGGTGGTGGCTAAAGCGCTGTCCATTTGCTGATCCAGTTTTTTCCTGCTCCTTCATCCTTTCCAACGTTTTTTTCCTGCTATGCCCAAAATCATCGAAATGCCCAAACTGAGTGACACCATGACCGAGGGGACCCTCGCCAAATGGACTGTCAAAGAGGGCGACAAGGTCACCACGGGACAGACCATTGCCGACGTCGAAACGGACAAGGCCACCATGGAATACGCCAGCCCGTTTGAAGGCACCGTGCTGAAGCTGATCATCGAGCCGGGCCTGAAGGTGCCCCTGAACAGCCCCATCGCTGTCATCCTGGAAGAGGACGAGGAAGCCCCGGCCAATCTGGACGAACTCATCGCCAAAGCCAAAGCTGCCTCGGCTCCTGCGCCGAAGCCTGAAAAACCTGCCGCTGGCAGCGGAGCTAAAAAAGCCGTTTCCGCTCCTGGCCCTCGTCTTCCTAGCGCTCCTCAGCCGACCCGCCGTGCGGCTGCTGGCAATGCACGGGTAAAGGCCTCCCCATTGGCCAAAAAGATCGCCGATGAACGCGGTGTGGATCTGACCACACTGGACGGTAGCGGCCCTGGCGGACGCATCGTCCGTGCCGATGTGGAAAATGCTCCTGTCGGCGGTGCATCCGGTGGTTCCCGTGTTGCTGCCACCCCGGCTATCCGCCCGACCTATGGCCCGGAAGATGAGCGTGTGGCGACAAGCTCCATGCGCAATATCATTGCGGAGCGCCTGCTGGCCTCGAAGACGCAGATCCCACACTTCTACCTCCAGATGGAAGTGGATGCCGGTCCGCTGATGGAATTCCGCGCGCACCTCAATGCCTCCAATGAGAAGTCTGGTGGCAACAAATACACCGTCAACGATTTCATTCTGAAAGCCGTCATCCGCGCCGCGCAGGCCCAGCCAGCGATCAATGCCGCCTGGGATGGTGATGCCATCGTGAAATTCAAGTCCGTGGGTCTCAGCGTTGCCATCGCCATTGATGACGGACTGGTCACCCCGGTGATCAAGCAGGCGGAGAAAAAGACGCTTCTGGAAATCAGCCAGAGCGTGAAGGACCTCGCCGGCAAGGCCAAGAACAAGAAGCTCAGCCCCGATGACTTCGCCGGTGGCACCATCACGGTGTCCAACCTCGGAGCCTTCGGCATTGACCAGTTCGCGGCCATCATCAATCCGCCGCAGGCTGCCATCGTGGCCATCGGCAGCATCCGCAATGCTCCCGTCGTCAATGACAAGGGGCAGATCGTGGTCGGCCAGCGCATGTGGGTCGGTCTCAGTGGTGACCACCGCGTTGTCGATGGTGCCGTCGCCGCCACCTTCTTGGCAGAGATGCGCAAGCTCATCGAAAGCCCGGCGCTGATGCTGGTCTGATTTGTCACCTTTAACAGCCCCGGTCACACTGACCGGGGCTTTTTTGTAGCTATTCGTCATCCCACTGAACTTGCTTTCCCGTTATGTCC
Proteins encoded in this window:
- a CDS encoding 3-keto-disaccharide hydrolase; translation: MKLRHLLPLLAIGLLSTTQAEDFTPEPGFISLFNGKDLSGWCFREKTKKDNPNPGTILEKFDGKTEAGDVGRYFAKDGILTVSFPNEMDKLTGQFYTVQEFPKNFILKMEFRAGVNADSGIFIRKPQLQCRDYLVAGPDAYKTLKNYKPQDWNQIEVTVKDGVALCTCNGEVLEAALALPATGPIGVEGDRGQMEYRHIQIKEQP
- a CDS encoding alpha-ketoacid dehydrogenase subunit beta, which gives rise to MPRKITYRDAIREALDEEIARDPMVVVMGEEVAQYNGAYKVTQGLWDKWGDKRLVDTPISEAGFIGMGVGASMLGVRPVMELMFWSFYTVAWDQIVNNAAMVRYMSGGKINCPIVIRGPANGGTSVGATHSHTPENIMASVPGMKCVVPSNAYDAKGLMKAAIRDNDPVMFMESTVLYGESWEVPSNDELPNGELFIPLGLADIKREGTDISLIAHGRAVITCLEAARILEEEHGISAEVVDVRSIRPLDEETILNSVAKTHRAIYVEEGKPFCGVGAQIAYSIQAQIFDELDAPVLRVNSLDAPAIYSPPLEAIQLPTADVVVAKALSIC
- a CDS encoding pyruvate dehydrogenase complex dihydrolipoamide acetyltransferase; the encoded protein is MPKIIEMPKLSDTMTEGTLAKWTVKEGDKVTTGQTIADVETDKATMEYASPFEGTVLKLIIEPGLKVPLNSPIAVILEEDEEAPANLDELIAKAKAASAPAPKPEKPAAGSGAKKAVSAPGPRLPSAPQPTRRAAAGNARVKASPLAKKIADERGVDLTTLDGSGPGGRIVRADVENAPVGGASGGSRVAATPAIRPTYGPEDERVATSSMRNIIAERLLASKTQIPHFYLQMEVDAGPLMEFRAHLNASNEKSGGNKYTVNDFILKAVIRAAQAQPAINAAWDGDAIVKFKSVGLSVAIAIDDGLVTPVIKQAEKKTLLEISQSVKDLAGKAKNKKLSPDDFAGGTITVSNLGAFGIDQFAAIINPPQAAIVAIGSIRNAPVVNDKGQIVVGQRMWVGLSGDHRVVDGAVAATFLAEMRKLIESPALMLV
- a CDS encoding PQQ-binding-like beta-propeller repeat protein encodes the protein MKPSLAALSLLLLVGLFDKGSAADWPQFRGPNASAVSTEAAPGPNLEVAWSVDLPGRGLSSPILIGDKVFLTCASGPDQSNLHVFCFSTADGKKLWERVMKATGRTMSHNKTNVAAATMCSDGERVFALYSSNDLFAFDLAGNLLWLRGLTYDYANASNSLGMSSSPVVVDETLIVQSENDSESLAVGINVVTGKNRWKMERPKSANWTSAVVYQDVVALQSSKGLTGIRPRTGEVIWDYTDGASTIPSSAVTQTAIYVPSNGVTALAPEKGAASQLWRASGLKPGTGSPLVLGESIYVLNNTGVLIQASIANGDEAWKLRLKGPISGSPVAAGKYIYIASERGDFQVVDTTAKEGEVVHTVELKDTILSTPAISDGAVYIRSDKKLWKLK